The bacterium genomic interval GCGATCATCTCGGTGGTGTTGTCCAGCTCATCGCGCATGATCGCGTTCCATTCCAGGTTGCCCGGATCGCCGTCCCAACTGTCGTCCTTGGAGGGCACGCGTTTCGGTCCGCTCAGTATCTCCTTGTACTTGTCCCGCAACACCTGGGCATGGTAGAAATTGTGGATCGAGCGGACCTCATGGGCCCACATCTGAATGGCCAGGCCGAGGTTACGCAGGAACCTCGCCTCGGGAGCGCCATCGAGCGCGCAGAGGCTGCGGCCGGCGTTCCCGGCCATGCCCAGAGCGCGGTGCAGCCCCGGGGCCTCCCAGTCGACAGTGCCGGTCATCCGTCCGCCGTGGAAATCGATATAGTCCATCCTCGCCTCTACCGGGCTTGGGTTGAACACGTAGGGCAGGAAATAGCTCTCCTCCTCCGCGCTCAGAAGGTCGGGCTTGATCACCAGCGGGCGGGTCATGTGGCGCATAGAGACGCCGCAGTAAAGGTTGCTGTACTGGGCGTAGCCGCCCACCAGGTTGTTTTTCAGGTCCAGGGCCTGGTGGATGTCGTAGAGGGCCTGGAACACGGTCTCGGCGTTCGCCTGCCCACCCCAGGCGGCGGCGAACTTTTTCAGCCGCTCCAGGCGCTCGGAAAGGTTGCCGGTGGGAGACTTGATACAGTCTTCCACGATGTCCAGCAGCTTGGCCGTGGCCTCGGGCGTGTCGGAACCGCGGCTGTAGATCGCCGATGGGCCGATCTCGATAAAGCGTGTCTGCGGACGGTGGTAGCGCTCCATGCGCTGGATCACAGTCAGTGGGTCTACTATCCCGCGAATGGGGTAGCAACTGAAGCGGCACTCTGAGCCGATCGACATGAAAGACGGGTCGGAGCGCTGCAGCAAGGTGTTCTCGGGCAGCAGGGGACGCACCACCTCCAGCTCGTTGCGCCACAGGTTCACATTGTTCCAGAGCAGAAGGACATCTCCGCCGCCCTGCGCTGCCCCGCGGTGGACCTCCTCGCTCAGGGCGCGCACGCGCTGGCCGGCGGTGAGGCCACTGCATGCGGCCGGGCCGTTGGGTCCGGGGTACTGGGCCTCGGCCCAGCAGAGCCCCTGGCCGGCGTCGTTCACGCCCTCGTCGACCGAATGAATGAGCGGGGCGTTACGCTTGAGCTCGGCCATCATCCAGACCACCATTTCCTTCGTGTCCGGCTGGTCCAGACACAGGGAGAACTCCTCGCGCGTGCTGCGCCGGGGATGGTCCACCCGCGGCCCGCGGTACTGCGGGTATTTCTGGAAGAACGCCTCGGGCAGGAAATGCGCGTCATTGGCCTCGAACTCGGCGAACAGGCCCAGGCGCTGAAGGATGGCGCACTTGTCGGCCAGCAGCTTGCGGTTGGCCTCCACCCAGGCCGCATCCACGAACGGGGCGATCTTGGGATGTGGATAGTAGTCCCAGGGCGCGGGCACGTAGCAGGCGTACTCGTGCCAGGGGCTGTTGAACGAGGGCATCGTGGAGCGGTCCTTGCTGGAAAGCTCACTGGCCAGCACCTGGACCTCGCCGTAGGGCTTGAGCCTGGCCGCCAGTTCGGCCCAGACCGCGAAATCCTGCGCCGTGTGGCTGGCATTGGTGAAGATGAAAACCTTGTCCGCGGCCTGGAGCGTTCCGGCGGCGGCAAGGAGCAGCAGGGTCAGGTAGAAAAGCGCGAGCTTGCGTAGCGATTCAGCGTGCATGAGGCCTCCGGCGGGACATGATGTGTGGACGGTAACACCTTTGATAATAACAATTATGGCGCGGTAGCTCAAACGCGGCATAAGGTTATGAATCGCCTGCTGAACGGCAGGGAAGAAGAACCGGCCGATCCTGGCGCGAACAGCGGGATTGAATGAAATTCATTCCAGCCCGTACTCGTGCAACTTGTTGTAGAGCGTTTTCCGGCTCACGTTCAGCCGACGCGCTGCCTCGGTGCGGTTGTTCCCGCACTCGGCCAGGGTGTCGCGGATCATCTCCCGTTCGAGCCGGGCGCTCATCTGGCGCACGCTGGCCCCCAGTCCGCTGCTGTCCGGTCCCGCGTCACGCTCCGGCGCGACAGAGGCCCCGGCGGTCACCCGCATCGGCAGGTGCTGCGGCTCCAGGGTCCCGGCCCCGGCCTGGATCATCGCGCTCTGGACCGCGTTCTCCAGGTCGCGCACGTTGCCCGGCCAGTCATAGGCCTGGAGCCGGTCGGCCGCGGCCAGCGAGAACCCGGTGATCGAAAGGTCGAGCAGGCGGTTGTGCTTGCGGATAAAATGCTCGGCCAGCACCGGGATGTCCTCGCGCCGCTCCCGCAGCGGGGGCAGGCGCAGGGTCACGATATTCAGGCGGTAGAAAAGGTCGAGCCGGAATGCACCTTTCTCGACCTGCTGCTGAAGGTCTTTGTTGGTGGCGGCGATAAGGCGCACATCCAGGGGAAGGCTCTCGCGTCCGCCCAGGCGGGTCACCCGGCGCTCATCCAGCACGCGCAGCAGTTTCACCTGGGCCTCCAGGGGCAGCTCACCCACCTCGTCCAGGAAGAATGTCCCGCCGCCGGCCTGCTCGAACTTGCCGCTGCGGCGCTCCACCGCCCCGGTGAACGCGCCTTTCTCGTGCCCGAACAGCTCGCTCTCGATCAGGCTGAGCGGGATCGCCCCACAGTTGACCGTGACAAAGGGCTTGTCCGCCCGGCGGCTGTTGAAATGGATGGCCCGGGCCACCAGTTCCTTGCCGGTGCCGCTTTCGCCCTCCACCAGCACAGTGGCCCCGGTTTCGCAGACCCGGGCGATCTGCTCCTGCACCCGGCGCATCGCCGCGCTCACCCCGACCAGGTTGCGGAAACTGTAGCGCTCGTGCAGCTCGCGCTCCAGGCTGTTCACCCGGTGGGCGAGGCTGCTGCGCTCCAGGGCGCGCCGGATCACTATCAGCAGTTCCTCATTGTCGAAGGGCTTGGTCAGGTAGTCGTAGGCCCCTTTCTTGATCGCCTCCACCGCCAGGCCGATCTCGGCGTGGGCGGTCAGGATAATGACCGTGATATCGGGGTTGCGCGCCTTGATCCGCACCAGCCCCTCGATACCATCCAACCCGGGCATGCGCTGGTCCATCAGGACCAGGTCGGGCCCCGAGGATTCGGCCAGCACTATCGCCTCCTCGGCGCTGGCGGCCGTGAGCACGGCGTAGCCCTCATCCTCGAGAAGGCGGGTCAGGATGGCGCGGATGTTTTTCTCGTCGTCGACCACCAGTATCTTGCTCTGCATCATTTCTCCCTGGAGCGTCTGCTGCCGCTTATGGACTGGGCCTGCGGCAGGGTGACCGCCACCCGGGTGCCGTGCTCCCGGCTCTCGGCGTCCGCGGTGCGGCTTTCGATTTCTATATCTCCACCGTGCTGCTGGATGATGCCGTAACAGATCGACAGCCCCAGGCCGGTGCCCTCTTTCTTGGTGGTGAAAAACGGGTCGAAGATGCGTTCCATGTTTTCCGCGGGGATTCCGGGGCCGTTGTCGCTGAACAGCACGTGGAACATTTTCCTCTGCGTATGGCTGCCGCCGCGACCGCGGTCGGCCAGCTCCACGCGCACCTGGATGTGGCCGCCGCCCTCCAGGGCCTCGATCGCGTTCATCAGGACATTCAGGAACACCTGCTTAAGCAGGGCCGGGTCGGCGCTCAACTCGGTCTCCGCGGGGACATACTCCAGGTCCAGCGCGATGCCGCGCTTGAGCGCCGTGGCCGAGGCCAGCGCGAGCACCTGGCTCAGCAGGGCGCGCAGGTCCACGCTCGAAATCTCGGCCTTGGCCGGGCGCGAGAACGACAGCAGGCCCTCGATGATCCCGTTGATCCGGTCCACCTCCTCGATCAGCTCGCGGACAAGGGCCTGCTTGACCGGGTCCTGGATGTCTCTCTGCAGGTACTGGATCGTACTGCGGATCGAGGTTAGAGGGTTGCGGATCTCGTGGGCCGCCCCGGCGGCGAGCTGGCCCAGGGTGGCCAGACGGTCGGCGCGGTACATGCGGCGCAGACGGGCTTTCTGCTGCTGGTAGAGGTAGGCGTTCTCGAACGCCAGCGCCGCCTGCCCGGCCAGGTTGTGCAGGAACTCGTAATCCGACTCCTTCAACTGTCCGCTGCCGGCCAGGCGCCCCAGGCAGATCACCCCGATCAGGCGGTTCATCGAGATCAGCGGCAGGATGGTCTCGGCCTGCACGGCCTCCAGCACCGCATGCTCCTCCGGCTTGAAAAACGAGGCGATGTCCGGGCTGTGCGGCAGGCTCAGGTGGGTCTCGTTGACCGTGAACCAGCGGATCAGCGGGTCCTCGGGGGCGAAGCCCGGGCGGACCTCCGGCGCCTGGGTGTCACCGCGCCAGGCGGCCAGTTGGAAACGGTTAAGCTCCAGGTTCAGCAGGAATATCGCCAGGCTTCCCATCGGGTACAGCTCGCGCAGGGCCGAGATGACGTTGTCCTTGAGTTGCTCCAGGTCGACTATCAGGGTCAGCGAGCGGCTGAACTCACTGAGCGCCTGTTTCTGGAAATCCGGACTCTGCTCTCTCACCGCGGGTTTGAACAGTTTGCGCAAGGCAGCGGTCAGTTCCATGAGATTCAGCACCGCCGGGATAATGTGTAGGGAAGATAGGGGCCGGACCTGGACGCTAAGGATATTATACCAGATCGGCCCCGGATTCAACTGTTGTGTTAACGCACCACCAGGTGACAGGCAAAATAAATGCCATTGTCCTGCCGCGTGCCGAGCGTTCATGTCTTCCTTGCCTCTGCCCCCCTTACCCGGTGCGGAGTATCCCGAACCGCGGAATGCACGCCGGTAAAAGGGATGGGGTGTGTAGAGAGGGTGACAACAGTTGTATAAAGTGATACACAGTCCCGTGCCAGTCCAGCTTACAGGTGGAAACCAGGCAGAGGCTTGAAAGGCAAAGAGTTTGGCGAATGAAGCGGTTTCCGCCCCTTGCTGGTCAGTTTTGACCCCGCTACTGATTTGTGTGGATGTAAATTAAAACACGACAACAGGATACACCCATCTGCCCTTTTGCTCGCCATAAACGGCACAGCGCTTGCTTTTGCCTTCCGTCGAGGGACTGACCGTTCCCGGAGGTTCCGTGCGACAATCGAAGAAGCAATCAAACCGAACGCGTCTTGAATAAGAAAGAGCCGAACATGCAGGCACGCTGGAGACAGATGCTGTTCATTCTCTGTCTGGCCCTGGCCGGACCTCTGGCCGCAGCGGAGAATGCCTTGACCCTGGAGCGGGCGGTCTCGATCGCCCTGGGCGAGAGCTACACTGTGCGCTCCTACCACGAGCGCAAGCAGGCGATGGAGCACTCCTACCGCTATTACCAGGCCCAGTTCGACCCGCGGCTGGATTTCACTGTCTACGCGCCCTCCTGGAACGAGAACGTGAACCCGATCCAGCGGGCGGATGGCCTGCCGGTGTACAATTCCACCGGGGCGATGCAGTACAGCGGGCGGCTCAAGTTCACCTACATGCTGCCCACCGGGGGCAACCTCGCTCTTTCCTCGGAGCTGCTGCGGACGAACGAGAAAACGGTCCTGGCTCTGAACGACTACCGGACCCTCAGCGACCGCAAGGCCCAGAGCAGTTTCAGCCTGATGTTCGAGCAGCCGGTGTTCACCCGCAACACCCTGGCCGAGAACCTGAACGAGGCGCGCCTGAATTACGAGAAAGTCTCCAGCCAGTTCACCCGTCAGCAGATGGACATCATCTACCGGGTGACACAGGCTTTCTATCAGGTGTTCCGCTGCACGCGCGCCGCCGGGATCGCGGGCGAAAAGCTGGCCAACAGCGAGCAGGCCCTGGAAGTGGCCCGTCTCAAGGCCGAGGCCGGGCGTATCCCCGAGGGCGAGGTGCTGATCGCCGAGGTGACCGCGGCCGAGAACCGGGCCGCCCTCTTCGAGCGCCAGGGAGACCTGGAGCGCGCCTCGGACGAACTCAAGCAGTTGATCGGTCTCGACCTCTACCAGCCGGTGAATGTGGTGACCGATCTGAGCTACGATTCTCTTACCGTCGACCCCGACAAAGCCATCGAGCGCGCCCTGGCCAACCGTCTGGAGCTGCACGAGGCCGAGCTGGATTACGAGCTGGGCCGGATCGACCTGGACCGGGCCAAGCGCATCCGGGAGATCAGCGGCAAGATTTCGGCCTACTACGACATCACCGGGGTGAGCACCCGCGAGCACGGCTCAACCCTGGACCTGTTCAACTCATCGTTCGACAATTTCGTGGACCGTCCGCCCAACCGCGGGGTCACGCTTTCGGTGACTGTGCCGGTGTTCGACTGGGGCCGGGGCAAGGAGAGGGTGCAGCAGGAGATGGCCAACCTCCGTCAGGCCCGCCTCGACATCGAGGACCAGCGCAATACGATTGTCCGCGAGGTGCGTGAGATTGTCCGTAACGTGGAGGAGTCCGGCAACCGTCTGCGTATCCACGAGCAGAACCAGCAACTGGCCCAGCGCAGCTACCAGATCAGCCGTCTGCGTTTCGACAGCGGCGCGATCACCAGCCAGGACATGGCCCTGGCCCAGGAGAGCCTGGCCGCCTCGCAACTCAATTACCTTGACGCCTACATCTCGTACCAGCTCGCCCTGGCCGAGCTTAAAAAACAGACCCTCTGGGATTTCGAAAACGACTGCGGCTACCGGGTCGACCAGAAATACTCGTCCGACAGGAGTAATCAATGAATTCCAAGCTCATCAATGTCTTCCTGGCCGCAGTGCTCATGCTGGCGTGGTGTTTCCAATGTGCCCCGGCGCAGCAAGACCAGGCCTCGCTCCTGCTGGACCTGAAAAAGGCCCGCGCCTCCTACCAGAGCGCTTCCCAGAAACTGGAGTCCGACCGCAAGCTCTACGAGAACAAGGCCATCTCGGAGGATGAATTCATCCGCTCGCGCAACGAAGCCCTGAGCGCCGAGGTGGACTATCAGAAACTGATCCTGCGCGTGATCTCGCAGCAGTCCTACATCATCGTGGAGCGGGCGGTCAAGTACCAGACCCCGCGGGGTGAGCGTCGGGTCAAGGTGACCCTGCGCAGCACGATGGAGGGCAACCAGGAGTACCTGGACCAGTTCCAGGAGCATTTCGACGTGTTCACGCCCGAGATGCGCTCCTCCAGGATCTACAACATTTTCGTCTCCCTGCTCGAACCGGGCAGCAACACCATAATCGGCGCGCCCTACGAGACTCGTATCCCCACTCTGGACATGGGCGGGGCCACAGTGGCCGATTTCGGCCTGCTCAAGGACGTGGAGACAGTGTGCGTGAGCCTCAACTACGGCGGCCGCAAGGACGAGAAGAACATATTCCTGGAAAAGGACGCCAGCGCCAGCGTGGTGGATATCAACTCGATGCAGTTCTCGCAGGAGGTGGACCTGGGCGGGGCCGCCTCCTACGATCTGACCCTGGAGCGGTTCTCCACCAGCGATGATGTCTACAAGCTGGCCGTGGTCAACCTGCCCCGTCAGGTGAGTTGCGATTTCCTGGACTCCGAGACCGGGGCGCGCCTGAGCCAGGTCAAGTTCGGCCAGGGGGTGAACACCAAGAAACTGTCCCTCAAGGCCTATCTGCCGGAGCGGGATGACGAGCAGGTGGTGATCGACCGTCCGCTGGAATTCTTCGCCCTGGTACTGACCCTGGAGCAGGCTGAGAAGCTGGGCGACCCCACCGGGCGGCAGTTCACTCCGGAGCAGCTCGCGGAATTCCAGGCCGGCTCGGTGCGCCTGGAGCTGATCCCGCGCGGGGTGGGACGGATCGAGGTGCGCGCGCCCAGTCTGTACCACGAGATCACGGTGGGCGACAGCCTGGCCCTGGAAGTGACCGTGCGCAACATCGGCACCCGGCGTCTGGACAATGTGAAGATATCCACGGACAATCCGCTTAACTGGCGCTCGCGGATCGAGCCGGACCTGATCCGCTCGCTGGAGCCGGAGAAAGAGGCCCAGGTGTCTCTGGTGTTCCTGCCGCCCGAGGACGTGGGAGTGGGGGCGCAGGAGGTGAAAATCCGCACCGAGGCCCTGGCCGACAACCGCGCGGTGCGCACCGAGGACAAGACCGTGCGTATCCAGGTCAAGGCGCGCACGGAGGTGCTCTGGACAACGGTGCTGGTGCTGGCCCTGGTCGGACTGGTGGTGGGGATCGTGGTCTTCGGGGTGAAAATCAGCCGCAGGTAGGGATGGCAACAGGGGGCACGACCCGCCGTGCCCCCTGTTGATATTTTCTGCGGATAGAGTGGCACACCGTAATCTGAAAGGAGGGCAAGATGCTGAGCATCATCATTCGCAAGGAAATCCAGGATTCCCTCGCTAGTCTTCGGTTCGTGCTGACCTTGCTCCTCTGCACAGTTACGATTCTGTTTACTGTCTGGGCAGGCGCGGAAAGCTACAGACGAGACATGAAGAATTTTGCAGCGAACGAATCCCTCGATAGAAAATTACTGGATGCACAAAACAACTACAACACGTTTATGCGTGTCGGCGTAAAAATCAACAAAGAGCCTGAGGCTCTGGAAGCGTTGGTCTCGGGAGTCAAGGATATAGCAGGCAATACAGCCTGGGTCGCCGATGAACATCAGACAGTACTGGAAGGCTCCAAGTCCGGCACAAATCCATTTTTTGCCGTATTCGGAGGTTTCGACCTGACATTTGTCGTCAGTGTAATATTCAGTCTGCTGGCCTTTCTCTATTCGTACAATACAGTCTCCGGAGAAAAGGAAAAAGGAACTCTGAGGCTCCTGCTGGCCAACCAGATATCCCGACCGACCCTGATTCTGGGGAAATACATGGGTAGCCTTATAAGCTTGCTGATACCGGTACTGATCCCCATGCTTCTGGGTTTGATCGTTCTGGCGAATTATCCGGACGTCTCTCTCAACTCTGAGCACTGGCTGCGGATATTACTGCTGGTCGCTCTTTATCTGCTGTACATAACGTGCTTTTTTACCCTGGGTCTCCTGTCGAGTTCACTGGTTTCCCATTCCTCGATCAGCCTGCTGATATCGCTGCTTGCCTGGATTTGTTGCATCGCATTGATTCCACGGGCCTCGGTCAATTTAGCCGGTCTGATTTCTCCCGTTGCATCCCAGAGTGAAATTAATTTCCAGAAAGAGGCAATCTACCGGCAGATTCATGACGAGATCTATAAGAAAGAAAATTTAGCCCTCCAGATACAAGAGTTTCGGGAAAAGCATCCGGGCAATAGGAATTACGGTGAACTCACGGAAAAACTGGCCGGTGAGGAAAGGGAAAAGAAAGAGGCACAATTCAGTCTTATCGATACGGACTATGAAGCGAAAAAGCTTCGCCAGCAACAGCTTGCGGCAGACATAGCCCGGTGCTCTCCGACTTCCGCTCTCATGTTCGGCAGTATGGCTCTGGGTCGTACCGGACCGGCCGAGTACGATAAGTTCCTCCAGTCGGCCAGGGAATATCGAACCGTGTTTTTGGACTGGATCACTGCTAAGTCAATGAAGTTCTTAACGGAACACGAGGCATTCGATTTATCGGGTATGCCTCGGCATACAATCGCCAAATCAACTCTAACCGAATCAGTTACCAGCGCGATCCCGGATTATCTGGTACTGATCCTGTTAAACATTCTGTTTTTCGCTGGGGCATACGTTTCTTTTCTTCGCTACGACGTGCGCTGAGGCACATCCCGCCGGAACCCGACCCTATGGCGGGAGTACTGATCTGCGAATTGAAAACCGGCCGCAGATGAGAGTTTCGGGCTTACAGACTAAATACACGAATGACATGGCATGAGCTGTTAAAAGATGTTACACGGTGAGGTTAATCATGTTCAAAGTGCTGCTGATGAAGGAAATCCAGGATTCGATCAACAACTACAAGTTCCCGATCACGCTGGTGCTGTGCCTGTTTCTGATCCCGCTGGGCACGTTCGTCTCCCTCAGGGAATACGAGCAGCGGCTCGCCGATTACCGGCAGGAGATGTCCATCTACCAGGAGAGCGCGCAAGGGAACATCTACTGGTCCTTTTCCGCCAGGGGGTTCCGTCCGCCCTCCGCGCTCAGTTTCCTGGCCGGCGGCCTCGAAGATCGCCTGCCGACTTTTGTCAGCACCGATTGGCGGGGTAATTACGGGTTGCATTATGACAACGAGCTGTCCAGCCCGGTGTCGACTTTTTTCGGAAAACTTGATCTGCAGACCTGTGTCGGTTTCGTGCTCTCTATCCTGGCCCTGGTCTTCATGTTCAGCAGTGTGTCCGGGGAAAAGGAGAAAGGCACGCTCAAGCTGCTGATCTCGCACTCTGTTCCGCGGTCGAAGATATACGCGGCCAAAGTGATCGGAAATTTCATAATTTTCACCGTTCCGTTCATGCTGTCCCTGCTGGTGAGCCTGGTGGTGATAAGCTTTTCGAGCTCCATCAGCCTGTTCTCCGCGGGTGGGTGGACCGCCGTAGCCGTATTCACCGGCCTGTCGTTGTTGTTTATCCTGTTGATGCTCAACCTGGGGATAATGATATCCTCACGCACTGATAAATCGATCACCTCGGTCATCGCGCTCCTTTTCATCTGGATAATGCTGGCGTTCGTGGTGCCCAAAGCCAGTCCGATGGTGGCGGAGGCGCTGTTCCCGATACCGACCGCGCAGGTGGTCAACCTGCAGAAAGAGGCGGTGCGGAAAGACCTGGAGGAAGAGCTGAAAGGCCGGCGCGCTGAACTGATGAAAAAAGTCATGGCTGAATATGGAATACAGAATCAATACAACCTGAGCGATGCGGCCCACAAGGATTATCGCAGCCGGGCGCTTCAAATCGAGCATAAATATGAGATACTGACCAGCCAGGCGCTTAAAAAGATCGATGACGCTTATGAAAGCAAGAAACAGGTGCAATCCGCCATCGCGATCAGTCTTTCCCGGTGCTCGCCGGTAAGCTGTTTCACCTACCTGGCTTCCGAACTGGCCGGGACCAGCCTGCTGGAGCTGGAGAATTTCAAGAACGCCGCCGGACGCTTCCAGCAACAGGTGAAAGAGACCGTGTACGACAACTATTCCGTAGAATGGTACGACTACCCGGACGGTTCGGGTGGAATCACCACTCCCAGGAAAGAGGGTAGCACGTACGACCCGAAAACCGCACCCGTGCCCGTGTTGACCGGTTACAGCCACGTGACTGTAGCGGAAGTGCTGAGCACGCAGTGGATCGACATTCTTCTGTTGGCGCTGTACGCCGTCGTTCTCTTCGCCGCGGGATTGGTTTCTTTCAACCGCTACGACGTAAGGTGAATGGACTATGGTCCTCTCCATCGCGCTCAAGGAGTTCTACAACAACCTGGTCTCGGCCCGTTTCGCCATCGGGTTCCTGCTCTGCCTGGGCCTGATCCCGCTCACCCTGGTGGTGGGTATCGGCGAGTGGGAAAGCCAGGTGACAGCCTATGAGACCCAGCGCGCGGAGGCGGAAAAAAAGCTCGATATCCGGGTCTGGTCACAGTTGCAGCCGCGTGTCGTGCGGGCGCCGGAGCCGCTGAGCATCCTGGCCCGGGGGCTGAGTTCCAGGCTGGGCCGCTATGTGGATATCTCGTTCACCGCCAAGCCGTTCAAGGCCGAGGGCGCCGCCGCTGCCGGCGACAACCCGCTTCTGAGCACCTACCTCTCCATGGATTTCATCACCGTGCTGGCCGTGGTGCTGAGCCTTCTGGCCTTGCTGTTCACCTATGACTCGGCCAGCGGCGAGCGGGAGCAGGGTACTCTCAAGCTGGTGCTCGCCAATTCGATCCCGCGCCACAGCGTGCTTCTGGGCAAAGTGCTGGGGGGCTGCTTAACCATTCTGCCGATACTGC includes:
- a CDS encoding sigma-54 dependent transcriptional regulator; the protein is MQSKILVVDDEKNIRAILTRLLEDEGYAVLTAASAEEAIVLAESSGPDLVLMDQRMPGLDGIEGLVRIKARNPDITVIILTAHAEIGLAVEAIKKGAYDYLTKPFDNEELLIVIRRALERSSLAHRVNSLERELHERYSFRNLVGVSAAMRRVQEQIARVCETGATVLVEGESGTGKELVARAIHFNSRRADKPFVTVNCGAIPLSLIESELFGHEKGAFTGAVERRSGKFEQAGGGTFFLDEVGELPLEAQVKLLRVLDERRVTRLGGRESLPLDVRLIAATNKDLQQQVEKGAFRLDLFYRLNIVTLRLPPLRERREDIPVLAEHFIRKHNRLLDLSITGFSLAAADRLQAYDWPGNVRDLENAVQSAMIQAGAGTLEPQHLPMRVTAGASVAPERDAGPDSSGLGASVRQMSARLEREMIRDTLAECGNNRTEAARRLNVSRKTLYNKLHEYGLE
- a CDS encoding GAF domain-containing protein; this encodes MELTAALRKLFKPAVREQSPDFQKQALSEFSRSLTLIVDLEQLKDNVISALRELYPMGSLAIFLLNLELNRFQLAAWRGDTQAPEVRPGFAPEDPLIRWFTVNETHLSLPHSPDIASFFKPEEHAVLEAVQAETILPLISMNRLIGVICLGRLAGSGQLKESDYEFLHNLAGQAALAFENAYLYQQQKARLRRMYRADRLATLGQLAAGAAHEIRNPLTSIRSTIQYLQRDIQDPVKQALVRELIEEVDRINGIIEGLLSFSRPAKAEISSVDLRALLSQVLALASATALKRGIALDLEYVPAETELSADPALLKQVFLNVLMNAIEALEGGGHIQVRVELADRGRGGSHTQRKMFHVLFSDNGPGIPAENMERIFDPFFTTKKEGTGLGLSICYGIIQQHGGDIEIESRTADAESREHGTRVAVTLPQAQSISGSRRSREK
- a CDS encoding TolC family protein — translated: MQARWRQMLFILCLALAGPLAAAENALTLERAVSIALGESYTVRSYHERKQAMEHSYRYYQAQFDPRLDFTVYAPSWNENVNPIQRADGLPVYNSTGAMQYSGRLKFTYMLPTGGNLALSSELLRTNEKTVLALNDYRTLSDRKAQSSFSLMFEQPVFTRNTLAENLNEARLNYEKVSSQFTRQQMDIIYRVTQAFYQVFRCTRAAGIAGEKLANSEQALEVARLKAEAGRIPEGEVLIAEVTAAENRAALFERQGDLERASDELKQLIGLDLYQPVNVVTDLSYDSLTVDPDKAIERALANRLELHEAELDYELGRIDLDRAKRIREISGKISAYYDITGVSTREHGSTLDLFNSSFDNFVDRPPNRGVTLSVTVPVFDWGRGKERVQQEMANLRQARLDIEDQRNTIVREVREIVRNVEESGNRLRIHEQNQQLAQRSYQISRLRFDSGAITSQDMALAQESLAASQLNYLDAYISYQLALAELKKQTLWDFENDCGYRVDQKYSSDRSNQ
- a CDS encoding NEW3 domain-containing protein; this encodes MNSKLINVFLAAVLMLAWCFQCAPAQQDQASLLLDLKKARASYQSASQKLESDRKLYENKAISEDEFIRSRNEALSAEVDYQKLILRVISQQSYIIVERAVKYQTPRGERRVKVTLRSTMEGNQEYLDQFQEHFDVFTPEMRSSRIYNIFVSLLEPGSNTIIGAPYETRIPTLDMGGATVADFGLLKDVETVCVSLNYGGRKDEKNIFLEKDASASVVDINSMQFSQEVDLGGAASYDLTLERFSTSDDVYKLAVVNLPRQVSCDFLDSETGARLSQVKFGQGVNTKKLSLKAYLPERDDEQVVIDRPLEFFALVLTLEQAEKLGDPTGRQFTPEQLAEFQAGSVRLELIPRGVGRIEVRAPSLYHEITVGDSLALEVTVRNIGTRRLDNVKISTDNPLNWRSRIEPDLIRSLEPEKEAQVSLVFLPPEDVGVGAQEVKIRTEALADNRAVRTEDKTVRIQVKARTEVLWTTVLVLALVGLVVGIVVFGVKISRR
- a CDS encoding ABC transporter permease subunit gives rise to the protein MLSIIIRKEIQDSLASLRFVLTLLLCTVTILFTVWAGAESYRRDMKNFAANESLDRKLLDAQNNYNTFMRVGVKINKEPEALEALVSGVKDIAGNTAWVADEHQTVLEGSKSGTNPFFAVFGGFDLTFVVSVIFSLLAFLYSYNTVSGEKEKGTLRLLLANQISRPTLILGKYMGSLISLLIPVLIPMLLGLIVLANYPDVSLNSEHWLRILLLVALYLLYITCFFTLGLLSSSLVSHSSISLLISLLAWICCIALIPRASVNLAGLISPVASQSEINFQKEAIYRQIHDEIYKKENLALQIQEFREKHPGNRNYGELTEKLAGEEREKKEAQFSLIDTDYEAKKLRQQQLAADIARCSPTSALMFGSMALGRTGPAEYDKFLQSAREYRTVFLDWITAKSMKFLTEHEAFDLSGMPRHTIAKSTLTESVTSAIPDYLVLILLNILFFAGAYVSFLRYDVR
- a CDS encoding ABC transporter permease; translated protein: MFKVLLMKEIQDSINNYKFPITLVLCLFLIPLGTFVSLREYEQRLADYRQEMSIYQESAQGNIYWSFSARGFRPPSALSFLAGGLEDRLPTFVSTDWRGNYGLHYDNELSSPVSTFFGKLDLQTCVGFVLSILALVFMFSSVSGEKEKGTLKLLISHSVPRSKIYAAKVIGNFIIFTVPFMLSLLVSLVVISFSSSISLFSAGGWTAVAVFTGLSLLFILLMLNLGIMISSRTDKSITSVIALLFIWIMLAFVVPKASPMVAEALFPIPTAQVVNLQKEAVRKDLEEELKGRRAELMKKVMAEYGIQNQYNLSDAAHKDYRSRALQIEHKYEILTSQALKKIDDAYESKKQVQSAIAISLSRCSPVSCFTYLASELAGTSLLELENFKNAAGRFQQQVKETVYDNYSVEWYDYPDGSGGITTPRKEGSTYDPKTAPVPVLTGYSHVTVAEVLSTQWIDILLLALYAVVLFAAGLVSFNRYDVR